From Paenibacillus sp. V4I7, one genomic window encodes:
- a CDS encoding holin family protein, whose translation MNQIGFNLISAMFGGFATYAFGGWNELLSLFLMAILVDYVTGIAASMREQRGLNSQVGYWGLTRKGLMLLVIMLAHRMDILMDTDLMMTGAIYFYLANEFISITENYGRLGLPLPSFLKQMIQVLRGKEEGL comes from the coding sequence ATGAACCAAATCGGTTTTAACCTGATTTCTGCCATGTTCGGCGGGTTCGCAACCTATGCCTTCGGTGGGTGGAACGAGCTACTTAGCCTATTTCTCATGGCGATACTAGTCGATTATGTAACTGGCATTGCCGCCTCGATGAGGGAGCAGCGTGGCCTTAATAGCCAAGTCGGCTATTGGGGGCTTACCCGCAAAGGGCTGATGTTGCTCGTGATTATGCTAGCTCATCGCATGGATATTCTGATGGATACAGATCTGATGATGACAGGAGCGATTTATTTTTACTTGGCGAATGAGTTTATTTCCATTACTGAAAATTACGGACGATTAGGGCTGCCACTGCCAAGCTTTTTGAAGCAGATGATTCAAGTGCTGCGAGGCAAGGAGGAAGGGTTATGA
- a CDS encoding glycoside hydrolase family 73 protein, giving the protein MSKESFIDQLAPAAQADIREFGILASVTIAQAILESGWGRSAPGNNLFGIKGSGQQLVTQEFINGKWMQIVDGFRVYDSWSDSVRDHSLLLAHNPRYANVLLESDYRCASQELQRAGYATDPQYADKLIRIIEGSELTRCDQIEKERGNMMSSDDENKIINFLSTALISTEDVDARVEFHRLADELRKASGQQ; this is encoded by the coding sequence ATGAGCAAAGAAAGCTTTATTGATCAATTAGCTCCAGCGGCACAAGCGGATATACGGGAGTTTGGTATTTTAGCTAGTGTCACGATCGCTCAGGCTATTTTGGAAAGTGGCTGGGGTCGCTCAGCTCCTGGTAACAATTTGTTTGGAATCAAAGGGAGCGGGCAGCAGCTAGTTACGCAGGAGTTCATAAATGGCAAGTGGATGCAAATTGTAGATGGCTTTCGAGTATACGACAGCTGGTCCGATAGTGTTCGCGATCATTCGCTGTTGCTTGCTCACAATCCCAGATACGCGAATGTGTTACTTGAAAGTGACTACAGGTGTGCTAGTCAGGAGCTGCAGCGCGCAGGATATGCAACAGATCCGCAGTATGCGGACAAGCTGATTCGGATAATTGAAGGGAGCGAGCTAACTCGATGTGATCAGATAGAGAAGGAAAGGGGGAATATGATGAGTTCTGATGATGAGAATAAGATTATTAACTTCTTATCCACTGCTTTGATAAGCACAGAGGATGTAGACGCTAGAGTGGAGTTTCACCGTTTGGCTGATGAGCTTCGGAAAGCATCTGGACAACAGTAA